The following coding sequences lie in one Epinephelus moara isolate mb chromosome 17, YSFRI_EMoa_1.0, whole genome shotgun sequence genomic window:
- the LOC126403758 gene encoding dynactin subunit 1-like isoform X5, producing MSSAGTVESGKPPKIGSIVEVTGKGQRGTVAYIGATLFASGKWVGVILDEAKGKNDGTVQGKRYFTCEENHGIFVRQSQIQVVEDGSSATSPDTPESGIAKIPRQKDIPETPRTTKQTPVNVKKASRESLPSSLSDVSEAGLSSHQGALGAPVMPQPSGSPAAVAAPVPATPSKVEPAISKQEEESMRAQVKDLEEKLETLKMKRTEDKAKLKELEKHKIQLEQLQEWKTKMQEQQAELQKQLKEAKKEAREAQEAKDRYMEEMSDTADAIEMATLDKEMAEERAESLQVEVDTLKEKVEELSMDLEILRHEISEKGSDGAASSYHVKQLEEQNGRLKEALVRMRDLSTSEKQEHVKLQKQMEKKNTELEALRTQKEKLQAEVKQAEATIDELKEQVDAALGSEEMVETLTERNLDLEEKVRELRETVTDLEAINEMNDELQENARETEMELREQVDLSAAKVREAEKRVEAAQETVADYQQTISKYRDLTASLQEANRELVSQQSANAEQVQQPPAELFDFKIKFAETKAYAKAIEMELRKMEVAQSNRQVSLLTSFMPDSFLRHGGDHDCILVLLLIPRLICKAELISKQAQEKFDLNGNLAEGTGLRGPPGEQRSFAAGLVYSLSLLQATLHKYEQALNTCSVEVFKRMGTLYSEMSFHERSLDYFIDLLHKDQLDETVQVEPLTKAIKYYQQLYSVHLADHTEDCTVQLADHIKFTQSALDCMGVEVARLRAFLAAGQESSGLSVLLKDLDTSCSDIKQFCKKIRRRMPGTDVVGVPAALSFGPQVSETLTECRRQQTRVVAVLQELAAAGAQMVAPLAEQEGLNALKLEDIACKAVEQVYGAHGLNGPECLRQSCTSVIATMNKMATAMQEGEYDADKPQGKTPPVEMRASIVRAEMTDAEGLGVKLEDRETVIKELKKSLKIKGEELSEANVRLSLLEKKLDTSTKDADERVEKIQTKLDENLALLKKKEKEFEETMDALQADIDQLEAEKAELKQRLNNQSKMTIEGLRAQPASGIASIVQGAAGGLPPSLAGPVQVVDSPLLRQQVEAQRLGIKHLKNENNRLKAEKMRAQLASLPPLCPPKLPQASKDSSMPPDGLNTGIYRRTDQMLSTLLKLSSEVKVVDITGKTAVSASAQLLEQTARLQSLSDALAKLKGEVAEHVVSHQPGAKASSDFATFPISSFVKAKEEKQGGTVFVGRVAIPCTRGQEQVHRLVLSQQQLQKVHRLLMA from the exons ATGAGCAGTGCAGGAACGGTGGAGAGTGGTAAACCTCCAAAG ATTGGCTCTATTGTTGAGGTGACAGGGAAGGGTCAGCGTGGTACCGTTGCCTATATTGGCGCCACCCTCTTTGCCTCTGGGAAATGGGTTGGCGTTATACTGGATGAGGCCAAAGGCAAGAATGATGGCACCGTGCAGGGGAAACGCTACTTCACCTGTGAGGAAAATCACGGGATATTTGTCAGACAGTCCCAG ATCCAGGTGGTGGAAGATGGCTCCAGTGCCACCTCACCAGATACTCCTGAATCAGGCATTGCAAAGATACCAAGACAAAAAG ACATTCCTGAGACTCCCAGAACAACCAAGCAG ACACCTGTGAACGTTAAGAAG GCGTCTCGTGAAAGCCTGCCATCCTCCCTGTCTGATGTCAGTGAGGCGGGCCTTTCCTCCCACCAGGGTGCACTGGGGGCTCCTGTTATGCCTCAGCCCAGCGGGTCGCCTGCAGCAGTGGCAGCGCCGGTCCCAGCGACTCCAAGCAAG GTGGAACCTGCCATTTCCAAGCAG GAGGAGGAATCAATGCGAGCTCAGGTCAAGGACCtggaggagaagctggaaaCGCTGAAGATGAAGCGGACGGAGGACAAGGCCAAGCTGAAGGAGCTCGAGAAACACAAGATCCAGCTGGAGCAGCTTCAAGAGTGGAAGACCAAAAtgcaggagcagcaggctgagctgCAGAAACAACTCAAAGAGGCCAAGAAG GAAGCTCGTGAGGCACAGGAGGCCAAGGACCGCTACATGGAGGAGATGTCTGACACAGCAGACGCCATAGAGATGGCCACACTGGACAAAGAGATGGCAGAAGAGCGGGCAGAGTCACTGCAAGTGGAGGTAGACACACTGAAAGAGAAAGTGGAGGAGCTCTCCATGGACCTGGAGATCCTTAGACATGAGATTTCAGAGAAAG GCTCAGATGGAGCTGCCTCTAGCTACCATGTCAAACAGCTGGAGGAGCAGAATGGCAGACTGAAGGAGGCATTGGTTCG GATGCGTGACCTGTCTACTTCAGAGAAGCAGGAGCACGTGAAGCTGCAGAAGCAGATGGAGAAGAAGAACACTGAGCTGGAGGCTCTGAGGACTCAGAAGGAAAAACTGCAGGCCGAGGTCAAGCAGGCAGAAGCCACTATCGATGAACTGAAGGAGCAG GTGGATGCTGCTCTGGGGTcagaggagatggtggagactCTGACTGAGAGGAACCTCGACCTGGAGGAGAAAGTCAGAGAGCTGAGAGAAACCGTCACTGATTTG GAGGCCATCAACGAGATGAACGATGAGCTCCAAGAGAATGCCCGGGAGACGGAAATGGAGCTGAGGGAGCAGGTGGACCTGAGTGCAGCGAAGGTCAGAGAGGCTGAGAAAAGGGTGGAGGCTGCCCAGGAGACTGTGGCTGATTACCAGCAGACCATCAGCAAATACAGAGATCTCACTGCCAGCCTGCAG GAGGCCAACAGGGAGCTGGTCAGCCAGCAGAGCGCAAATGCTGAACAAGTTCAGCAGCCTCCTGCTGAGCTATTTGACTTCAAGATTAAGTTTGCAGAGACCAAGGCTTATGCCAAG GCCATTGAGATGGAGCTGAGGAAAATGGAAGTGGCTCAGTCAAACAGACAGGTATCCCTCCTCACCTCCTTCATGCCGGACTCCTTCCTCCGTCACGGTGGAGATCACGACTGTATTCTGGTCCTGCTGCTCATCCCCAGGCTCATCTGCAAG GCTGAGCTGATCAGTAAACAGGCCCAGGAGAAGTTTGACTTGAATGGGAACTTGGCCGAGGGGACGGGGCTCAGAGGGCCTCCAGGAGAACAGCGCAGTTTTGCCGCAGGACTGGTGTACTCCCTCAGTCTGCTGCAGGCCACTCTGCATAAATATGAACA GGCTCTAAATACCTGCAGCGTGGAGGTTTTTAAGCGCATGGGTACTCTCTACTCTGAAATGAGCTTCCATGAGCGCTCTCTGGATTATTTCATTGACCTGCTGCATAAAGATCAGCTCGATGAGACTGTTCAGGTGGAACCTCTGACTAAGGCCATCAAGTACTATCAG CAACTGTACAGTGTCCATCTGGCAGATCACACTGAGGACTGCACAGTGCAGCTAGCTGATCACATTAAG TTTACCCAGAGTGCCCTGGACTGCATGGGAGTGGAGGTAGCTCGCCTGCGGGCGTTCCTGGCAGCAGGTCAGGAGAGCTCTGGCCTCTCTGTCCTTCTGAAGGATCTGGACACTTCCTGCTCTGATATCAAACAGTTCTGTAAGAAGATCCGCCGCCGCATGCCTGGAACAGATGTGGTTGGAGTGCCTGCTGCTCTCAGTTTTGGACCACAG GTGTCGGAGACGCTGACAGAGTGCAGGCGCCAGCAGACCCGCGTGGTGGCTGTGCTACAGGAGTTGGCTGCAGCTGGAGCTCAGATGGTTGCTCCGCTGGCAGAACAGGAAGGCCTCAATGCTCTCAAACTGGAGGATATTGCCTGCAAGGCTGTGGAGCAG GTGTATGGTGCTCACGGCCTGAATGGTCCAGAGTGTCTGCGACAGTCCTGCACCTCCGTCATTGCAACCATGAACAAGATGGCTACGGCCATGCAGGAAGGAGAGTACGATGCTGACAAACCACAGGGCAAG ACTCCTCCAGTGGAAATGAGAGCATCCATCGTCAGGGCTGAGATGACTGACGCTGAAGGTCTGGGAGTGAAACTAGAAGACAGAGAGACGGTCATCAAGGAGCTCAAGAAGTCCCTCAAGATCAAG GGTGAAGAGCTGAGCGAGGCCAACGTCCGTCTGAGCCTGCTGGAGAAGAAGCTGGACACCTCCACCAAAGACGCAGACGAACGGGTGGAGAAGATTCAGACCAAACTGGATGAGAACCTCGCCCTGctaaagaagaaagaaaa GGAGTTTGAGGAGACGATGGATGCCCTGCAGGCTGATATCGACCAGCTGGAGGCAGAGAAGGCAGAGCTGAAACAACGTCTGAACAACCAATCAAAGATGACCATTGAGGGCCTGAGAGCCCAACCTGCCTCTGGAATTGCCTCCATTGTTCAGGGAGCCGCAGGAG GTCTGCCTCCATCTCTGGCAGGACCAGTACAGGTGGTggactctcctctcctcaggcAGCAGGTTGAAGCCCAGAGGCTGGGCATTAAACACCTCAAGAATGAAAACAACAGACTCAAG GCGGAGAAGATGAGAGCCCAGCTGGCCTCCCTGCCTCCACTCTGCCCTCCCAAACTACCACAAGCATCCAAAGACAGCTCCATGCCACCAGATGGACTCAATACAGGAATCTATCGCAGGACTGACCAAATGCTGTCAACTCTGCTCAAGCTGAGTTCAGAGGTTAAAGTGGTGGACATTACTGGGAAGACagcag TTAGTGCCAGCGCCCAGCTGCTGGAGCAGACAGCTCGACTGCAGAGCCTCAGTGATGCTCTGGCCAAACTCAAG GGAGAAGTAGCTGAACATGTGGTCTCCCATCAACCTGGCGCTAAGGCTTCCTCTGACTTCGCCACCTTCCCTATCTCCTCCTTTGTTAAG GCAAAGGAAGAGAAGCAGGGAGGAACAGTGTTTGTGGGTCGCGTTGCCATTCCATGCACCCGTGGACAGGAACAAGTCCACCGCCTCGTCCTATCTCAGCAACAGCTGCAGAAAGTGCACCGCCTCCTCATGGCCTAG